The following are from one region of the Capsicum annuum cultivar UCD-10X-F1 chromosome 1, UCD10Xv1.1, whole genome shotgun sequence genome:
- the LOC107853570 gene encoding E3 ubiquitin-protein ligase MARCHF8, translated as MKSKRQMGEVIIYVDDYEFFSTSSSTYLCRICHDEEFESCKNLEAPCACSGTVKYAHRDCIQRWCNEKGNTICEICLQKFEPAYTAPPPKKVHLVDHNTAAIIRGSVEADVENGRERVESDSEEEREMLVRRSQYSECSQAADRSASFCRTIALIFTILLMMRHLLEVLNGGARNYPFTLPTLIIIKATGILLPMYIILLLISRIQIIIRHHYLDSEDRLSNSDQDN; from the exons atgaaaagcAAAAGGCAGATGGGAGAAGTGATAATATATGTGGATGATTATGAATTCTTCTCTACTTCTTCTTCAACATATTTATGTAGGATTTGTCATGATGAAGAATTTGAAAGTTGTAAAAACTTAGAAGCTCCATGTGCATGTTCTGGAACTGTAAAG TATGCGCACAGGGATTGTATTCAAAGATGGTGTAATGAAAAGGGAAATACAATCTGTGAAATTTGTTTACAG AAATTTGAACCTGCATACACGGCTCCACCTCCTAAAAAGGTCCACTTGGTTGATCATAATACAGCTGCAATTATTAG AGGAAGTGTAGAAGCAGATGTAGAAAATGGAAGGGAGAGAGTGGAATCAGATtcagaagaagaaagagaaatgttGGTGAGGCGGAGTCAGTATTCTGAATGCTCACAAGCTGCCGATAGAAGTGCCTCTTTTTGTCGAACTATTGCTCTCATT TTCACAATTCTGCTTATGATGAGACATTTGTTAGAGGTGCTCAATGGAGGAGCAAGAAATTACCCCTTTACACTTCCTACA CTGATTATTATAAAAGCCACTGGAATACTCTTGCCTATGTACATTATACTCCTTTTAATCTCGAGAATTCAGATTATCATTAGACATCATTATCTG gATTCAGAAGACAGGCTATCCAACTCTGACCAAGACAACTAA